In Atopobium sp. oral taxon 416, the genomic stretch TCAATCTTGATGGTATCCCTGAAGTAGCGTTCGCCGAAATCCTCGATGAGCCAGGTCTTCCCCGTTTGGCGCGCACCACGAAGGAGCAGAGGCTTCCTATGCGGGCTGTCTTTCCATTCGACGAGCTGCGCTTCGATCTTCCTCTGCATAGAAACCCCTCCTGCCCAGACGCTATCTGAACCTTCCATATTCAGTATACATTCCTGCACATTGTTCATAGGGTATAATGTGTGTATAACACACGTTTTTCCTAGGATAATTCGTGCAAACGATGCCCACTATAGAGGGTACGTCTGTTTGCACTTTCAAGCCCAATTTGCATAGCTGTGCTCGACAGGCTCTTTGCAGGGTGCCTGTTGGGATATAGTTGACGGCGAAACACACCCGCAAGATCTTTTCGGCGGGGCGTTGCGCCCTTACGATGTGGTAGTCCCCCCCGGCGGTACGGCCTACCGCGACGATGGGGACTACCACATGACATACGCCGACAGCTCCAAGGCTAGCGCCTCGAGGCTCGCAGAAAAGACGCGCAGGGCGGCATATGCCGAGTCCTCGTCCCGGGACGGCGAGGCCGGCCTCTTCGATGCATATACGCCAAAGGCCTGTCCATGGTGCGGATCGGCGCGCTTCAAGCGCGACGGGCACGACCGCAACGGCGTCCAAAGATAGCGCTGCCTGGGCTGCGGAAGGACATTCACGTCTGCGACCGGCACGCTCTTCGACTCGAGGCATCTTCCCGTCTTGAAATGGGCCATGTTCCTGCCGAAGATCCTTAAGCAGTAAGAGCGAGGCGGCATGCGCCCACGGCCACCAGCGCTCCTTTGAGACCCCTGCGTAGTGGACGGCGAAGCTCTTCGGCGTAATCGCACTTTGCCAGGAGGGCGCCACTCTCTTCGAGAGGATATGGCTCGATGAGACGTAGTGGCCGCTCGACCCAGAAGACCACATGCGCAATGCTGATGGCAGTACGATGTGGGGCCTCTCAAGGAACAAGGTCTGCATCGGCGTCGCCGTGGACGTCCACGGGGCATCGCTTTGCCTGGACGAAGGGCTCGGCAAGACGAGCCGGAAGAGGACATGGGATGCCTTCGGAGGCCATATTGAGCGGAGATCCGAGCACATGCTCGACAAGGAGAAGTCGCACGCCGTCCTCGCAAAGCGCCTCGACCTCGAGAGTAAGGCATACGACGCGAAGAAGTGCTGCACGCTCCCTGACAGGGACAATTGCCTGGACATGGTCAACCAGGAATGCAACCTGCTAAAGAGTCTCCTGAGGTCCCACAGCGGCTTCAGGGCCGCAGACATTCAGAGATGGCTCGACCTCTGGTGGGTCTCCCGCAACATCGGCGATACATGGACGAGAAGGTGGCATGGGTGCTGGACCGCGCCATGCGCTGCCGAAAAGTGCTCAGATACAGGGACTTCTATGCGAAAAAGACCAGCTAGCAGGGTATGCGGGCAGCACAGCTATGCAAATTGGGCTTGTTACCGTTTAAAAATTACACTCTTTACATTATATTATTTATCTATAATTTTAAACTAAGGTTACTTTCTGATAGAAGGAGTTTATCATATCGTCATTAAAAAGAAAGACTTCTACGTAGCATCTCGGTAGCTGCGGTCACGGGTGCTCTCTTAATGACACCGATCTCTGCCTTTGTCGCAACGTCATCCACAGATCAAACAACTGTGCAAGAACATGGTACCGTAGTAAACTTGGTAGTGCCAGGCAGGTATGTCCAATACAATACCCCTCTGAAGGTGGCATATGGGAGTATGGATTCTGGGATGCCATGTTCCGTTCGTACTACACAGTGGGACGCTGCCACGGCAGCACTGTCACCGCAAACGGCCGTACAATGAGAAGTGCTAACACAGTGGCTGGAATCAGGTCAATTGCCGAGATACATGGGCTCAATGGTCCCACGACATCAGCTCGATACTACTATCGAGTCTGCTAGCAGCTCCACCCATCTTACCAGCACGAGGACCAGGAAAAAGACCCTGGCCCTCATTAATGTGTCAGGAGAGCATCTATGCGTAAGCTATTCGTCCTCTCCGCATTCCTTGCAACGGCGATTTCTGCGTTCGTGGTGTTTCAAACCATGCAGGCCATCCAATATGACTATCCTCTTGGAACGGACGACAGCTTCGAACTGTTGGTCAGCGAATCGACTGTCCCAAAGGATCAGCTGATAGATGGTCTCATACAGGCTGTCGACGAACGTGGGGGGTGCCTCGTTAAGCCCTCCACCTCAGCAGGGACATATGGATCTCGAAGGGATCTCATCTATTTCTCATCAATTCAGCCGTCGAGTTCATCGCCCGTCATCGGGAGTGACGGCTCCATCAGCTGGCTGACACCCGGCATGGGCGGCAAGCTCCTGTCTGCCCGCACCATGGGAGATTCACCTCTGGCGGGAACATACATGCTCAAGTCCGATCAACCCCTGCATGAAGCACTCGACCAATGGGCCAACGAAAATGGGGTGACGATAACCTGGTATGGGCAGAAGCCTCTACGAGACGAAGTGCTTTCCATCGTCGTTAGCGGGGGTATGATCATACCGTGGCTCAGCACACAACTACTCGTACTGACGCTTGCGATGACGTGGATCATTTTGCGGTTGCACACACGGGCCATACAACTGCTAGGTGGTATAACCAGTGCCCAAATCCATCGGGAAACGCTTGGCATACTTGCCAGGTTGTTGGCCATAGGAGGGACCCTCGGGATAGCACTGTCAGGAATACTCGTCACTGTGGTACTGGGGCCTGCCAATGTCCTTCTTGTCTTGCCCCCCACGGCAATCCTATGCCTGTTGAGCTTCGCATGTCTACTTGTGCTGATCTACCTCCTGTCAGTCATAGTAGGAACGGGCATGGAGTCTTTGCGGCTCCGTCGACCCGTAGTAGGCAAGATTCTCCCACTCTGTCGCACCATCTCGGCGGTTGCGCTTATCCTGTCTATGCAAACGATCCCGCCTGCCATAAGCCTTGCGCAAAGAGCCTGGAAGAGCTATACGCAGAGCAGCATAGCCAGGTGCTTTGGTGACACTATCGCTGTCTCCCTGAACAACTTTGACTATCTGGATACCGAGGAAGGCGCGCAGGAGGCACAGCGCGTCATGCATGATCTTTCCCAAAAGGGCTGCATCGTTACTTCGCTTGTCATCGATTCTGAAATCGAAATCAGTAATGATGTACGTGGTGGATACTCACAATTTGTCATCGTCGATCCAAGCTATCTGCACCTCATAGGCATCACGTTACCAACGGAGTCAGGAGAGTCCGTGCTTACAGAGGTCTCCTTCGATTCCTTGCCAAGCGCGACCAAGGACTTTCTGCAAGGAGTCCTTTCAGTATGGATGGAAGGAGAAATGACTTTTAAGGAGACATTCTCCTTCTACGAGTATCACGGTGACGGTCTCATAGCGTTAGGACAAAACGCAAGCTACAACAGTGCCTTTACAACCTGCAAAAACCCGCTGGTAATCGTTATGAACGTGCCCGTCGATAAGATGAGCATGACCGGCTTTGTCATGCCCCTCATCTCCACGGGCAACATTATGTTCACTGACCCCGAAAGCACAAAGGAGGCATTTGCTGCCTCGCCAGTCTATCCATATATAGCATCCTTTGATCGTGTGGCCGATGTCACCCTCACGACTGGCCAAGATCTTCTGGCCAATGCCCTTCTATACCTTGCTATCACGTCTATATCGTTACTGTCTATCTGTGCGTGCGCCCTGCAGTGCGCAAGTTCGTGGGCCATTGCACATGAGGAAGAGGTGTTTCTTGCACACACAGCTGGAATTGGATATCGAAGTATCTATGCACCCCGTATGAGAAGTGACCTTGCCTTTTCCATAATGCCGTTAGTGATAGGTGCAGGTATATGTATTTTCGTCTCGCCATACAGTACTCCTTTAGTTGTCATGCTTGGGGCCATCATCGTTGAGACATGCTTTGCACTTTTCTCCATGCTTACCTACACCATTGCCTGTCGCAAGACCTTTACGGCACATATACTAAGGAAGGGTTAAATGTCTACAGTCTCCTGCACGAATCTCGGAATACAGTTGGCAAAACGCACCATATTCCAAGGAGTATCTCTTACCTGTGGGCCAGGGAGCATCACCACCCTCACGGGACCCAGCGGCTGTGGGAAGAGCACGCTGCTCAATGCACGCGGCCTACTCCTGGTACCCTCACAGGGTGATGTGTTCATCGACGGAGAGAGCACCAAGCTCTGGGGTGATAAGAGGCGGGTGCAATACTGGCACGACCATGCAGCCTTTATCTACCAGAATTTTGGCACGGTCGAAGATGAGACGCTTTCATTCAATATCGTATTAAACAAGGCCAAACAGCGGACATACGCCCATCAGGTTGATGCAGCGCTCAAGCATGTCGGACTCGGTGGCCGAGCAGAGGAGTTAGCCTCTGTGCTGTCCGGTGGCGAGAAGCAACGGCTCGGCTTTGCACGTGCTATGTTCAAACATGCCGATGTACTCTACGCCGACGAGCCGACAGCATCACTCGACAGGGCAAACAGACAGATGATCATAGACCTCCTGCGGCAGAGGGCTGACCAAGGCATGACAGTCATCGTCGCGACTCACGATGATGCCCTAGCCAGTATCGCAGATGCAAACTTCACGCTCCCCGACCGCCATGAGAGCTAACATTTCGCATGAGCGAGTGTGAACCCCCTTCAAGCTAGGCTCACAGAAGGGCAGATAGTTTTGAAACTTTCAACTCAGGCAGTCTGTTTTTCCATCTCGCTGTTAGACCAGGACTGACCTAAGAAGGGCCCAAAAGTGTCCGGGTCTTTGCCTACAATGCATATCGTCAAACAAAAACATCGAGGAGCAGAGGCCCCGGATGGATCCAATGATACTGCAGCAGATCAAAAAGATGGGGATCGCCGAGAAGCGCGAGCTCCTGGAGAGGCTGAAGGCGCTCATAGCCAAGAAGATGGCAGGCTCTGCACTTGCGGGAACACCCAAGAGGTGCCCGAGGTGCAAATCACTCAGTTTCTATTGCAAGGGCCACGACGCGTGTGGCCTTAAGAGATGGAAGTGTTGCTCGTGTGGCAAGACCTTCTTTGTAAAGACAAGATCTGTCCTGGCTATGTCCAAGCTCACGGCCACCACATGGGCCGCATATGCAAAGGGCACGCTTACAGGCAACAGGGCAAGGCCCAACATCCAGATGCTGAGAAAGGTGCACACGCACGGCCATGTTGTGCATTGCTGTGGCATATAGAACAAGAAGGTCTGCGTGGAGTGCTGCGCGAGTGACTTAAGCGACGAATATGCCATCCTTTGCGGTAGGGGCAGGCCCGAGGACGAAAAGCTCACAGATGCCCTTTCAGGTATCGTCGACAGCCCCTGGGTCGCCAGCGACGACCATACAGGATATGCGCACGTGGCTCTCCTCGCTTGGGGTCTTCAAGCACACAGCGAGCGTGGCGAAGAAGGCCGTGCACGGCGAGCTTAGCCTCGTCAATGCGATGCGGCGAAGGCTGCGCGAGTTCCTGCTTTTCTTCCATGGGGTCTTCTACGAAGTGGCTGGGGCACTTGTCTTGCCTGCTTTCTGTGGATAGAGCAGGTAAGGCATTCTGAGCGGGAGAAGAAGGATATACTCTCAGGACAGCTTGCAGGAGGCAGGTATGTCCATAGCAGGCGTGTGCTCATAGACATAGAGCAACCCTTCTGGAGCTATTGGAAGGACAGGGGCGTCAGGTCAATTATGGTCTAACAGTGAGGTATAGAAAAGGGGCAGGACTTAAAGCCCTGCCCCTGAGAAGACGCTTTCGAATGGAAGACATCTATCAGTCAATAGCTACCTGCGTTGCATTGCTCGTGTTCGTGCACTTAGGAACATTGATGTTCAAAACGCCGTCTGCAAGCTTTGCAGTGATGCCCTGCGTTGCTGCATCCTTCAGATATACCTGACGCGTGGCGCTCCACTCAGAGGTCTCTCTGTGCAAATAGTTCTTGCTCTTTTCTTCGTCACTGTCTTTCTTATCAACGGAGATTGTCAATGTACCTTCATTGAGCTCCACGTCAATCTGATTTTTCTTGACGCCCGGGAGCTGAGCAGACACAACGTACTTGTCGTCTGCATCCTCAACGTTCATCTTGAAAGCTGCATGGTCTGCATTGATGACTGTGGGAAAGTCATCCATAAAGTCAAAGAACGGGTCAAACGCCCGATGAAGAGCACGATCATAACGATCAAACGGAACTAATTCAGCCATCGTTGTCACTCCTTTGTAACGTCTCGGACACCTCATCTGAGGCACTCCTTTTGTTTGTCTATATATGCCCGGAGCGAATAGGTTTATACATTGATACACAACTTTTTTAAGCTATTCTCACTCAAAATATCTAAGCGCTCTTATATGAGATTCTGAGCGATCTTCGGCAACTCAGGTCTCTGAGGCTTTTCACTCTGTGTGTTCTCTAAACACAGAGCACGTGCCCTATTTGTGTGCTTCTACCTTAGAGCGTGCACTGAGATAAGATGGTGGATAAGAAAACCATGAACGCACCGCAAGGAGGCTATCTGTGGACGAGAATGCACACTGTGACTCAAACAAACCTCAGACTCCGCAGGATCACTCTCAAACCCCGTACAATCAGAATGCTCACTATACTCAGGAATCCCCACGTAGGGACAGTCCCTACTCCTATGAAAATACTGCCGTACCCAGAGTACCGGTGAATAAGCCCCAACACTTGACCGAAAATCCCAGACCTTCAGGTGCCCAGAACTATGCGCCGAGCATGACGGAACGCGGCTACAGCCCTTCCTATCAGCCATCTCAGCAGTCCGGCGGCACTCACTATGTGCACCCAAAGCGCCCCCGCAAGACGCAGCCGACCATCACGGAGGGGCAGAATACTAAGTATCCGGGCGAATATACGCACGACTCCAATATCTCGGTCGGCGGAGGCGGACCGCTTTCCGGAGCGCCATACCGCCGGTCCCGTTCACACATGAAACGGCTGCGTAAGGATCTGCACTACGGTCAGTACCTTGAGATCCCAAAAGGCCGCCGCTCGATCTTCTCTTCTCAGGAGCGTGCGCGCCACACCCGCTCTGTGATCACCTTTGCGGTCGTGATCGCAATCATTGTGATCGCGATCATCTGCATCATTTCGCTCGTAGCTTCACGAGTGGGCGCTTAGCATCACTAATCCCAGGGATCAGGCTCGAAGAGCGGCTCCTGTGGGGGTTTGCGGTCCGACCAGGGGTCATACCCGTCGTCGTCTTCGTTTTCCGGCCGCGCACAGGATGTATCGACACCCTCTTTACGTGCGGTTTCGGCGTCACGGTTTTTCATAGCTGTACGGCGTTTGCGCCGCCTGTCGGTCTGCTTCACCGCTACCCTCCTACTGTGCCAGATAGGTCTGCGCTGCATAGGTTGTAATCTGCTTATAGTCACCGTGCTGCTGGCTGTACGCACTTCTCGGGGCGCATGTCACGACGCCTGCGGTTGAGGACCCTTGCTGATACACCAACACCGTCCAGACATTGTTGCCGCTCGTACCGACCGTACACCTAAACCGTGGTCGGTTGGACAAGGTATCGCTCGCCTGGTTTGTCTCAGATGAGCTTGCCGTAGCGGATGTCTCTGTATCCTTGCTCGTATCCTCGCCCTCGCCGGTATCGGTCGTGTCGGACGAGCTATCGTCCGCTTCCGGCACATTCGTGATGCTTGCCTGCTCAGAGTTAAGCGCACAGTCTTTCATGATCCGCTCCACCGATGCCTCACTGACGCCGGAAAGTCCATCCATGTAGGAGGAGACCAGCTCCAGCCTGACGCCTGCGATCGCGGCACCGCGTGACAGGACATCCTGCACATCGGAACTGTTCGCACCTTTTGAGTGCGGTTCAGGGGTGAAATAGAGCGTGTCTGCGTCGTCCTTGGCATAGCTACACTGCGCATAGTCGCTGTCCGTGATGGATCCGGTCCTCAAGGTATATCCCTGCTGGCTCATGAAGGTGGCCACGCTCTGCGGACGGGCAGAGAGGTAGTCTGCGACGTGCCGAGCATCAGTTAAGCCCGTATCCTCATCCTTATCGTCGTCCTTTTTCACGACGGACAGATTGATCGTCTGCCCCTCCGCCACCTTGGTCCCCGCCTGAGGATCGGAGGACTGGACGGTACCTGCGCCGCTGTCAGCGTCCACATAGCTGACGTTGGCTTTGAGCCCGCTCTGTTCGAGCTCCTTGACCGCTTCATCTTCAGCCATACCGATAACATCGGGCACGACAAAATCCTGTGCCAGAGTCAGCGTGATCGTATCCGTTGAGGAGAAGGGTTGGCCGACATCGGGGTCGACCGCCAGCACCGTATCGTTTTCTTTCGAGGAATTCTGGTACGCCAGATGGTATCCACCCACCCCCATCTTATTGAGGGCAGCCATCGCGTCATCTTTGCTCTTACCGATGATGTCAGGCATGATGCGGCCCTGACCGACCGTAAAGCGGACATGTGAGCCCCGCCGCACGGTTTGGTTCGCCGGCACCTCCTGTGAGAGGACATAGCCGCCGTCACCGTCCACATAGGTATGCTCAACATCTGCGACAAGCCCGACGTCCTGGACTGCTTTTGTAGCGTCGTCCTCTGAAAGCCCCGAGAGGTCAGGCATCGTAACCTGTTGGGTGCTCCGCACATAGAAGAAGATCCCTACTCCGGCTACAATAGCGAGGACAATGATAAGAGGAATGAGCCAAGGCCGTTTTTTCTTTTTAGCGTTGTACGGGTTCTCCTCAGCGCTCGCGTCATCATTTCCCTGAACGTTCGTATCATCCGCCTGGGTATCCGAGGACCCTACCGCTGCAGGTGGCACGCTGCCGGAAGCGCTGCTCCCCCCGATGCGGTCAAAGCCTGCATCGACGTCCCCCACCTCAGTTTCTTCACCGAACATCACCTTTGTCGCAGGAGTGGTGATGTAGGTCTCGAGCTCCTTGCGCCGCTTGTCTTTATCTTGCTGTACTCTCGTCGGTGCATCCTGCATATCGGGGGGATTCGCGGGATTTATCCTGTGTGTATCACCCTGAGAGCCTGGAGAGGACATCCTGACCGTTTCACCCCGTGATCCCTGTGAGACAGCTGCCTGGTGCACCTTGTCGTCGAGCGAATCGACAGCAACCGGCTGCGTCTTACCCAGCTCAACATGCAATTGCGTCTTCCTTCTGGCGTCTTTGGACACAGGGTAACCGCATTCAAAACAAAACGCGGAGTCATCGGGCACCTCCGTGCCGCATCTCGGGCATTTCATGTATCACTCCTGATTTTATCAGCCGGCCTTCGTACCGTGGTTGGGTTACCGATCGCAAGGCAGGCGCATATGGTTGATGCTACTGTACTCCATACACGCGCAGATACGGTGTGCCGGCGCAAAAAGCCCGCCCTACCGGAATTGAACTGCGCCCCAAATCCTGGACGCCCTAATAGAGACTGAGCCTAGACGGCCTGGTTCCGGAATTCCTCCGGGGTCAGGCCGCCGAGCGCCTTCTGGCGCCTGCGGGTGTTCCAGAAGATTATATATGCCTCAAGGTCTGCCTTGAACGCCTCGAACGTGTCCCAGTCATTCCCGCGGAAGAACTCGTCCTTCATATGGCCGAAGAGGCCCTCGGTGCAGGCATTGTCGAGGCAGTTGCCCTTCCTGGACATGCTCTGCACGATCCCTGCCCCCTCGAGCTTGGAGCAATAGGCCTCATGTTGGTACTGCCATCCCATGTCGCTGTGGAGCAGCGGATGCTTCCATGCGGGGAGCTTCTCTATGAGCATGCAGAGCATGTCCGTCTGCTGCGCCATGTCGGGGTGCTCCGATATGGACCATGCGACGATCTCCCTGCTCGAGAAGTCGTAGAGCGGCGCGAGGTATGCCTTGCCGAACGAGCACCTGAATTCCGTCACGTCCGTCCCCATCTTCTTCCATGGCCCTTCGGCCGCGAAGTCGCGTCCCAGCAGGTTCTCGAAGGTGCTGCCTACGACCCCCTTGTACGAGTTGTATCTGTGGTAGTCGGTCTCGCGCCTGATGCCGCAGGATATCCCCATCTCGTGCATGATCTTGAGCACCGTCTTGTCGGCTATGCGCGCTCCGTCCTCGCTGCGCAGGCACATGGCTATCTCCCTGTGGCCGCATCCGTTGGGGCAGCGCGAGAATATCTCCGCCACGCGCTTCCAGAGCTTTGGCCTGGTGGGTCTGGCGGGATGGGAGAGCGCATAGTGGTACGTCGACCTCGCAAGACCCGCTGCCGCCAGCAGGTCGTCGAGCCTGTAGCCCTCCTGCGCGAGCGCATGCACGGCCTCTGCCTTCGCCCTGGTCAGATCCTTGAGCCCTGTCAATATAATGGACAGAGAAATCTCAGATTTTTTATGCGACCTGCATCGCCTTTGGATCGTATGCAAGGCCTTTCTCGAAGCGCTCGAAGAACTCCTGCATCACCTCTGCGGGCACGCGACCTTCTATGGACTTATGTGGGCGGAAGCGGTTGTAGTATGACTCGATTAAACTCGTGTGCCTTGTGCTTGGTCGTGGATGCGTCTAAGAGGCGCTTATGGTAGTACCACTCGTTCTTGAGCGTGGTGAAAAGCGATTCGGCGACCGTATTGTCGTGGCAGCTTCCGGTTCTTCCCACGGAGAGCCTCACGTCGGGTACGGCTGAGCAGGCGGTCAGCTCTGAGCTTATGTACTGGCTGCCTGGGCTGCTTAGAATATAGCCCCTTTGGCCACGTATCCGCACGAATATGCCATCTTCAGGGCAAAGACGACAAGCCCTGCCCTCATGTTGTCCTGTATGCTTCAGCCCACCACCATGTGTGTGCACAGATCGTCTACGACGGCGAGATATATAAAGCCTGCCGTGGTCCTGCGATAGGTTGTATCGCCCACGAGCTTGGCTGTCGGGACGGGACACGAAAAGCCGCGCCGGGTGAGGGCGCTGCGCTCGGGGGTATCAGGTGCGGGCAGTATCGTCCTCTTGGAGGCATTGGATCAGATGCCGCAGATGCCCAAGCTTAGCCATGCACCTGCGCACGCGGTAGCGGGTCGTGCCTGTAAATTTTGCGTAACTTTGGGTCGCCTGTGAGCTTGGATCAGACCTTGCAAAAGCTAAAGCGCCTGTCGCTTTCCTCCCATATCGCGCAGATGGCTTCCTTGAGGGGACCCCATAGGTCCTCACCGCCTTTGGCCTTGAGCCATCTGTAGAAGTGAGCCCTGCTCAGCTCCAGTACGCTCCATCATCGAGACGCTGTAGGTTGCCCTCTTCTCCA encodes the following:
- a CDS encoding IS1 family transposase: MDPMILQQIKKMGIAEKRELLERLKALIAKKMAGSALAGTPKRCPRCKSLSFYCKGHDACGLKRWKCCSCGKTFFVKTRSVLAMSKLTATTWAAYAKGTLTGNRARPNIQMLRKVHTHGHVVHCCGI
- a CDS encoding IS3 family transposase codes for the protein MTGLKDLTRAKAEAVHALAQEGYRLDDLLAAAGLARSTYHYALSHPARPTRPKLWKRVAEIFSRCPNGCGHREIAMCLRSEDGARIADKTVLKIMHEMGISCGIRRETDYHRYNSYKGVVGSTFENLLGRDFAAEGPWKKMGTDVTEFRCSFGKAYLAPLYDFSSREIVAWSISEHPDMAQQTDMLCMLIEKLPAWKHPLLHSDMGWQYQHEAYCSKLEGAGIVQSMSRKGNCLDNACTEGLFGHMKDEFFRGNDWDTFEAFKADLEAYIIFWNTRRRQKALGGLTPEEFRNQAV
- a CDS encoding ABC transporter ATP-binding protein; translation: MSTVSCTNLGIQLAKRTIFQGVSLTCGPGSITTLTGPSGCGKSTLLNARGLLLVPSQGDVFIDGESTKLWGDKRRVQYWHDHAAFIYQNFGTVEDETLSFNIVLNKAKQRTYAHQVDAALKHVGLGGRAEELASVLSGGEKQRLGFARAMFKHADVLYADEPTASLDRANRQMIIDLLRQRADQGMTVIVATHDDALASIADANFTLPDRHES
- a CDS encoding PASTA domain-containing protein; this encodes MHVELGKTQPVAVDSLDDKVHQAAVSQGSRGETVRMSSPGSQGDTHRINPANPPDMQDAPTRVQQDKDKRRKELETYITTPATKVMFGEETEVGDVDAGFDRIGGSSASGSVPPAAVGSSDTQADDTNVQGNDDASAEENPYNAKKKKRPWLIPLIIVLAIVAGVGIFFYVRSTQQVTMPDLSGLSEDDATKAVQDVGLVADVEHTYVDGDGGYVLSQEVPANQTVRRGSHVRFTVGQGRIMPDIIGKSKDDAMAALNKMGVGGYHLAYQNSSKENDTVLAVDPDVGQPFSSTDTITLTLAQDFVVPDVIGMAEDEAVKELEQSGLKANVSYVDADSGAGTVQSSDPQAGTKVAEGQTINLSVVKKDDDKDEDTGLTDARHVADYLSARPQSVATFMSQQGYTLRTGSITDSDYAQCSYAKDDADTLYFTPEPHSKGANSSDVQDVLSRGAAIAGVRLELVSSYMDGLSGVSEASVERIMKDCALNSEQASITNVPEADDSSSDTTDTGEGEDTSKDTETSATASSSETNQASDTLSNRPRFRCTVGTSGNNVWTVLVYQQGSSTAGVVTCAPRSAYSQQHGDYKQITTYAAQTYLAQ
- a CDS encoding lactococcin 972 family bacteriocin; its protein translation is MWEYGFWDAMFRSYYTVGRCHGSTVTANGRTMRSANTVAGIRSIAEIHGLNGPTTSARYYYRVC
- a CDS encoding Hsp20 family protein, producing the protein MAELVPFDRYDRALHRAFDPFFDFMDDFPTVINADHAAFKMNVEDADDKYVVSAQLPGVKKNQIDVELNEGTLTISVDKKDSDEEKSKNYLHRETSEWSATRQVYLKDAATQGITAKLADGVLNINVPKCTNTSNATQVAID